The Halorientalis sp. IM1011 genome window below encodes:
- a CDS encoding glycosyltransferase family 4 protein: protein MNVCFVSNVVYPFVTGGAQKRVHEIGTRLAEEGHDVTVYGRHFWDGPKEMTHEGMTLRAAAPEAELYEDEGRRSITEAIDFSVRLLPTLRRHIDEHDLVVASVFPYFPVLSAELATLPGDTPLVTTWHEVWGDYWDDYLGRLAPGGKLVERVTARVPQHPIAVSGVTADSLATMGPARSEIDVVPNGIDVEQIRGAPLPEDSWRADGEPGFDVLFAGRLIEDKRVDVLLEAFDAVATDHDATLGIVGDGPERERLQHLADDLDTADRITFLGFLEEYEDVLGHMRVADVFASPSTREGFGITYAEAMAADCLVVGADHPDSAADEVIGDAGLLAEPTVDGVASALRSALSGERPATDPTERAELFDWDAVAEQAESVYRRAVDSA, encoded by the coding sequence ATGAACGTATGTTTTGTAAGTAATGTGGTATATCCCTTCGTCACTGGCGGCGCACAGAAGCGCGTCCACGAGATCGGGACACGCCTCGCCGAAGAGGGCCACGACGTCACCGTCTACGGCCGGCACTTCTGGGATGGGCCGAAGGAGATGACCCACGAAGGGATGACCCTCCGCGCCGCAGCGCCAGAGGCCGAACTCTACGAGGACGAGGGACGGCGCTCGATCACAGAGGCGATCGACTTCTCGGTCCGCCTGCTCCCGACGCTCCGGCGGCATATCGACGAGCACGACCTCGTCGTGGCCTCTGTCTTCCCCTACTTTCCGGTCCTATCCGCAGAACTCGCGACGCTCCCCGGTGACACGCCGCTGGTCACGACCTGGCACGAGGTCTGGGGCGACTACTGGGACGACTACCTCGGCCGGCTGGCCCCCGGCGGGAAACTCGTCGAGCGCGTCACGGCCCGGGTCCCCCAGCACCCGATCGCCGTCTCGGGCGTCACCGCCGACAGCCTCGCGACGATGGGGCCGGCCCGCAGCGAGATCGATGTCGTCCCGAACGGCATCGACGTCGAGCAGATCCGGGGCGCACCCCTCCCCGAGGATTCCTGGCGAGCGGACGGCGAGCCCGGGTTCGACGTCCTCTTCGCCGGCCGGTTGATCGAGGACAAGCGCGTGGACGTCCTCCTGGAAGCCTTCGACGCGGTCGCGACCGACCACGACGCCACGCTGGGCATCGTCGGCGACGGCCCGGAGCGCGAGCGCCTGCAGCACCTCGCGGACGACCTCGACACCGCGGATCGGATCACGTTCCTCGGCTTCCTCGAGGAGTACGAAGACGTCCTCGGACACATGCGCGTCGCAGACGTGTTCGCCTCGCCCTCCACGCGAGAGGGGTTCGGCATCACCTACGCGGAGGCGATGGCCGCGGACTGTCTCGTCGTCGGTGCCGACCACCCGGACTCGGCCGCCGACGAGGTCATCGGCGACGCCGGCCTGCTGGCCGAGCCGACGGTCGACGGCGTCGCCAGCGCGCTCCGATCGGCCCTCTCGGGCGAACGCCCGGCAACCGACCCGACGGAACGAGCCGAGCTATTCGACTGGGACGCCGTCGCGGAGCAGGCCGAATCCGTTTACCGCCGCGCCGTCGACTCTGCGTAA
- a CDS encoding DUF1616 domain-containing protein, which translates to MSRSGTWWLMLPRPVRRLPADLAAVVALVVLTLLSVTVPGVRETPLRVVVGLPFVLFCPGYALLAALFPEASTPVDDEDARESGIDGLERVALSFGLSIAVVPLLGLALNFTPWGIRLLPVALAVGAVTTGSVVLAAVRRWALPPEERFSVPYRSWVAAGRRELFEPASRADAALNVLLVVALLLAVSTVGYAVLVPSDGERFTEFYLLTENEDGDRVADGYPQNFTVGESQSVIVGVGNHEHEPTRYAVVVQLQRVETVNNSTRVLDREEIDRFTTPEIAANESWQQRRSIDPTMTGERLRLQYLLYRGSAPEDASEATAYRDLHLWVNVTR; encoded by the coding sequence ATGTCGCGTTCCGGGACCTGGTGGCTCATGCTCCCGCGGCCAGTACGGCGGCTACCGGCCGACCTGGCGGCCGTCGTCGCGCTGGTGGTCCTGACACTGCTCTCGGTCACCGTCCCGGGCGTTCGCGAGACGCCGCTGCGGGTGGTGGTCGGGCTCCCCTTCGTGCTCTTCTGTCCGGGCTACGCGCTGCTGGCAGCGCTCTTCCCCGAGGCGTCGACGCCGGTCGACGACGAGGACGCCCGGGAGAGCGGCATCGACGGCCTCGAGCGTGTGGCACTCTCCTTCGGCCTGAGTATCGCCGTCGTCCCACTGCTCGGACTGGCGCTGAACTTCACGCCGTGGGGCATCCGCCTCCTGCCCGTCGCGCTGGCCGTGGGGGCCGTGACCACGGGCTCGGTCGTGCTCGCCGCCGTGCGTCGGTGGGCGCTGCCCCCCGAGGAGCGGTTCAGCGTGCCCTACCGGTCGTGGGTGGCGGCGGGGCGTCGGGAGCTGTTCGAGCCCGCTTCGCGGGCGGACGCGGCGCTGAACGTCCTGCTGGTGGTGGCTCTTCTGCTGGCCGTCTCGACCGTCGGGTACGCCGTGCTGGTCCCCTCGGACGGCGAGCGGTTCACCGAGTTCTACCTCCTGACCGAGAACGAAGACGGCGATCGGGTCGCAGACGGCTACCCGCAGAACTTCACGGTGGGTGAGAGCCAGTCGGTGATCGTCGGCGTCGGCAACCACGAACACGAGCCGACGCGTTATGCGGTGGTGGTCCAGCTCCAGCGGGTCGAGACGGTGAACAACTCGACACGGGTGCTGGACCGCGAGGAGATCGACCGGTTCACCACGCCCGAAATCGCGGCGAACGAGAGCTGGCAACAGCGCCGGTCGATCGACCCGACGATGACCGGCGAGCGGTTGCGCCTGCAGTACCTGCTGTACAGGGGCTCAGCCCCCGAGGACGCCTCCGAGGCCACGGCCTACCGGGACCTGCATCTCTGGGTGAACGTGACTCGGTGA
- a CDS encoding sulfatase, with translation MHGDWENVALLSFDALRADHLGCYGYERDTSPVLDELAEECLRFENAYSASSHTREAVPAILTGEYPDTAIDAKYHLVTETIASDLSNEGFATGGFHSNPFVSRAYGFDRGFAEFDDDLHFGSNKLVALAQRLLDKLRNRHYARADEINKRSISWVESLDDEPFFLWNHYMDTHGPYEPPGEYRERYGRGGVSDKRAQSLYQRAIDDPESITDEERQLLIDCYDAEIAYNDAQVGEFLDELESRGVLEESLLIVTADHGDAFGEHDYYEHPRYLHDEITKVPLFVRPPGGADGDVVSTPVSTLDVAATIGDAVGVDREYVGASLFDVSGNRSVFQQARGEDEHAHVRRYAVRSESGVCFCKRDTETGSLEFGDCSDRSLREELEAHVDERIRAENGGASGDDSEVDEEIDRRLSALGYKE, from the coding sequence ATGCATGGGGACTGGGAGAATGTCGCCCTCCTCTCCTTCGACGCCCTCCGGGCGGACCACCTCGGCTGTTACGGCTACGAGCGTGACACGTCCCCCGTGCTCGACGAACTCGCCGAGGAGTGTCTCCGGTTCGAGAACGCCTACAGTGCGAGTTCCCACACTCGCGAAGCTGTGCCGGCCATCCTCACCGGCGAGTATCCCGACACGGCGATCGACGCGAAGTACCACCTCGTGACGGAAACGATCGCCTCGGACCTGTCGAACGAGGGCTTCGCGACTGGCGGCTTCCACTCGAACCCGTTCGTGTCGCGGGCCTACGGTTTCGACCGGGGATTCGCTGAGTTCGACGACGACCTCCACTTCGGGAGCAACAAACTGGTGGCGCTGGCCCAGCGGCTGCTGGACAAACTGCGGAACCGCCACTACGCCCGCGCCGACGAGATCAATAAGCGGTCGATTTCCTGGGTGGAATCGCTGGACGACGAACCGTTCTTCCTGTGGAATCACTACATGGACACCCACGGCCCGTACGAACCGCCGGGTGAGTACCGCGAGCGGTACGGTCGCGGTGGGGTGTCCGACAAACGCGCGCAGTCGCTGTACCAGCGGGCCATCGACGATCCCGAGTCGATCACCGACGAGGAACGGCAGCTGTTGATCGACTGCTACGACGCCGAGATCGCGTACAACGACGCGCAAGTCGGCGAGTTTCTGGACGAATTGGAATCCCGTGGCGTGCTGGAGGAGTCACTGTTGATCGTGACTGCCGACCACGGAGACGCCTTTGGGGAACACGACTACTACGAACACCCGCGCTACCTCCACGACGAAATCACGAAGGTGCCGCTGTTCGTTCGCCCGCCAGGGGGCGCGGATGGGGACGTGGTCTCGACGCCGGTCAGTACGCTCGACGTCGCGGCGACGATCGGTGACGCCGTGGGTGTGGACCGAGAGTACGTCGGCGCGTCGCTGTTCGACGTATCTGGTAATCGGTCCGTGTTCCAGCAGGCTCGCGGTGAGGACGAGCACGCGCACGTTCGCCGGTACGCGGTGCGTTCCGAGAGTGGTGTGTGTTTCTGCAAACGGGACACTGAAACCGGGTCCCTGGAGTTCGGCGACTGTTCGGACCGGTCGTTACGTGAGGAGCTAGAGGCACACGTCGACGAGCGGATTCGTGCGGAGAACGGAGGGGCCAGTGGTGACGACTCCGAGGTTGACGAAGAGATCGACCGGCGGCTGAGTGCGCTGGGGTACAAGGAATGA